ACTTTGATAAGGTGATTGTTGGGGTGGGAATTACACCTAACACTAACAATATTGGTTTAGATGAAATTGGAATCAAATTAAAAAATGGATTTGTGGATTTTGTTGGAAACTACCGTTCGACTGTGGATCATATCTATGCCATTGGGGATTGTATTGTTACACCAGCTCTTGCCCATGTGGCCAGTGCCGAAGGAATCCGTGCGGCAGAGGATATTTCTGTGCGACTAGGGAACCCACACCATTTACAAATTTCAAGACTCAATTATTCCTACATACCTGGATGTACCTATTGCCACCCAGAAGTAGCAAGTGTTGGACTTACAGAAGAAAAAGCCAAAGCACAAGGTTATGAAGTCACTGTTGGAAAATTTCCGTTCACTGCCAGTGGTCGTGCCCAAGCCCAAGGGGACACAACGGGAATGGTTAAAATTGTTTCTGATAAAAAACATGGGGAAATTTTGGGTGCGCATATCATTGGGAATGGAGCAACAGAAATGATCGCAGAATTAACGCTAGGTGCCAATATGGAAATTACTGTTCGGGAGCTTGCAAACACCATTCATGCCCATCCTACTTTGTCAGAAGGAATTATGGAAAGTGCGGCGGCGGTATTAGGAGAGGCGATTAATATATAGAGGGAAAGAAAATATAGTTCATTATGGGAAAGGTTACTGTGATTGATGAAGCAATATAAATCCTGTATAGGAGTTTCTGAATTATCAAATTGGAAATTCTATTATAAGGAAACTTCAAATGGCATTTATCACTTTTTGGGATTACGAAATTCAGGAAATGAAGTTTCTTGCTATGGAGAAGGTTACGATGAAGTTCTTTCGAAATGTATCGAATTTTCAAAGGTAATGGAAAGGAAAATACAAAATCAATCATTCTAATCCTTATAATCAAATTGTTAGATGAGATTCATTTTAATTAAATGAGATATGTAAATTCTAGACCAAAAGAAATTGAATTCCAGAAATTAATTCGTAAGAAATTGGCAAAAGATTTACTTTCATTCGGATACAAAATTATTTATGACAATAATAAATTAAAACTATCTGATGATAGAAGTTGGGTATTCAAAATAGTCTTCAAAGGTAATGACACCATAGAAATTTTTAATGACGACTGGCGCGATTACACTGAGTTCTTTCGTATTAAAATAAATAATTTGGAGCAAAAATTTATTCGCATTTCGAAGGATAGTGATTTGAGTGAAGAACTCGAAAAACTGAAAAATCTAATATCAGACAATTCTTAATCTGCATTGTAATATACATAATATTTGAGAATTAAACTAATTGTTCTGTTTTGTGCGCCACTCCTCTTGCTTGTTCAAACGTTCTTACAGTTCTCAACATTTGCTTGGGAACACGTAAATGTTGAAATAAAATTGGAAAAGCTCTGCAAAAAAATACAAATCTTTCTAAAGACTCAATTGTATATGTTTTTCAAATTGTAACTCTAGATAGAGAAAGATGCATCCATAAGGCATCAGAAATCAAAAACAAGAATATGAAGAAAGTAGAAGACGGGATCAAGTTAGTTTTTTCTTTGGATCATAGGTAATACACATAACAGCAGTCTAACCAGAATCCCCAGCGCCAGCGATAGTAGCGGAAATCCTTTCGCAGGAGCGAAAGATTGGAGCGTATAGCGCGGTCGGTTTCACTTAGGAGTTTTGTCACCTAACCAATTCGATGCGCCCATCGCTTCTCTCTTTGAAACCTATCTCAATTTTCTTTTATCTCCAAACATCTTTTCATCCAATTCCAAGTTTCTTTCGGCCTTTCAAATGGAAAAAAATGTGTAAATCCTGGAAAGATTGTAACATCGGACTTGGGATTTACTTTTGCGAGAAGGTTGGCATACTTAGGGCTACAGACTTCGAATTTTTCTGGAATGGCGATATGGTTTTCTGTTTTGATACCGTAAAAGTTTTTGAAAACGTGAAAGTGTGCGTGGCCAAAGATCCTTGCTTCCACTCTTGGATCACAACAAAGTTTGACTTCTGCTTCATGGCCAGTATTTACAAAACATGAGTTGAGATAATCTTCGAAGATAGAAGGTTCAAAGTTGGCAAAGGCCGGAAATTTTCGAAAAGACCGCCTAACAAGCTCTATGGATTTAAAATGAGTTCTTCTTTTTTTTGCACCCTTTGCCAAAGGGTTTTCTAAAAATTTAGAAAGGAGGATGAGTTTCCAACCTAAGATGACGGGGTCCATGACTAATACTTTTTCAAAACGGGAAGGTTCTTTGGCTGCCGCTAAAAGAGATGAGGCTCCACCTAAAGAGTGTCCGATGATACTTGTTTTGTTAATGGATTCAAAATTGAGAAGTGCAAGGATTTGATCTCGAAACACATTCCAATTATTAAATTTTAAACTAAACTCAGAACGTCCATGACCCAAAAAGTCAGGAGCAATGACTCTGTAATGTTTTGATAATAAATTAAAATAATACTGGTAACATCCGGCACTATAACCATTGGCATGACAGAAAACGAGAACGGGACCCGGAGTTTCCGAATCTAAGTAGGCACATTCCCAGTTTCTGAACCGAAAGGATTTTTGTTTCATTTTTCTATTTGACCCTTCCCGATTTAGATCGGATTTTGTCTCTATCCCATGCAATTCCAGGTCATCCTCTTCTTCTGTATAGCCGTATTCTTTAATGCATTGGCTAATATTTTAATCAAATCCTCATCCTTACAAGACCAAACAAAAACATTGTCAGGTGGTCTTTGGGAAACAATCTTTACGGTGTTTAATCCTTATTTTATCGGTGGACTCGCCAGTTTTGGTTTAGCCTTACTTGGGTATCGATATGTTTTGGGGAAGGGGTTGAAACTCTCACTTGCTTATCCAGTATTCACTTCCAGTGGTTTTATCATTGTCCTCATTGCCTCTTCTCTTTTTTTTAAAGAGCGGTTGAATCTGACACAATGGTTGGGGATTGCATTTATATTGATCGGTGTTTGGCTTACCGCCTTGCAGATGTTTGATGTTAAATCTTGAAACCTAAATCCAATTCTAACAAACGAATATTTTTACTATTTTTCTTTCCCTTTCTTTTCATTTTTCTTTGTAAAAAATCGGATCCGGGACTTGGTTCGGGGTCTGACTCTATTGCTTTAAAACCTCGTCCCAATGTTCTTTGGATTGTGATTGATTCCCTTCGGGGAGATATCATTGGTCGCTATGGCGTTACACCTAACTTAGATTTGTTCAAAGAAAATGCCATTACCTTCCAATACCATTTAGTAAACGCAGCTTGGACAAGACCATCGACATTAGTATTTTTCACTGGTAAGTATGCTTCTGCCAACCCTGTTAATTTTTGGGACTATCCAACTACCAGGTCAGAAGTAGAAGCATTTTATCGGACTGAAAAATACCCATTGCCTAAACTACTCAAAGAAAATTCCTTTGGTACATATATGGTCGGGAACAACCCTTTTTTAACAGATAAATTTGGACTTGGGGTAGATGTCGGCTTTGATTTGTTATACGATTTTTCCAATTATAACGAAGATACAAAAAAAATTACAAAAAAAACTTTTGAAGTATTGAAAGAAATTTCATCCGATAAAAAACCTTTTTTCCTGTTTTTAAATTATAACGATCCGCACAAACCATACACTCCACCTCCGGGATTCACAGCTCGTATTCAAACGAAAGAAGTTTTAGATGAAAAGAAAACAAACTATCTTGGAGAAGTAGCCTTTGTCGATGAGGAACTTGGAAAAGTCTTTGATGAGTTAAAAGATAAAAATCTTTGGGATAACACGATGATTCTCATCACGGCTGACCACGGTGAGGTGATGCATTCTGCTCATGCAATTTCTCCGTTTACTGGAACCAATACATATTATGGGCATGGCCAGGATTTGTTTTTGGAAAATATCCATGTTCCGCTTCTAGTTAAGTTACCAAACGAAACCAAAAAACAATCTATAAGTGCAATGACAAGGTCGATTGATTTATATCCAACGATTTTGGATTATATTGGATTGACAGTTCCTAAATCTGTACAAGGTAAATCACTTAGATCCTTGATTGAAAATAAAGAAACCACCAAACGGACGTATTATGGAGAGACCAGATTTACGCAAGGGTATGGGGAAGGATCCGAGTTTCTATTGCAAAGGTCCTACCGGTTTCATGAGCTTGGAAAATTTTGGCAAGGATCTGTAGGGAGTGAATTCTATTTATATTTGGATTCAAAAAAAGATCCCAATCAGGAAAATCCATTAAGAATTGCGAATATAGCTACGATCAAAGGTATGAAACTACAGCCGGATCTGGAAAAGAAAATCATTCGGTTTTGGAAACAAATTCGATCAATGGAACCCAAACTACCGTTATATCATCTTTCCATCCATCCAGAATCAAAGGATACAGAAATTCAAATTCGGATACCCAGTGGAACCATACGTATGGCATCCTACCCCGAGGATGTTCTTTTGGAAGAAAAAGGAAAGTTGGTACAAATCCAAACCAAACGAATGGATCCCTTTGAAATCAGTTTTGAGGTGTATCCAGATGTGAGTTCACCTGAAATTACAGTCTGGTTTTCTAAACAACAAATTCCAAAATCGGACATTTTTACGGGTTACTTCGGAGTGAGTTTAGCATCTTGTAGGTCCAACTGTGATTTGTTATATGAAACCGGACCGAAAAGACCAGTCATCACTCCCAAAGCAAAAGTTTATTTTTGGAAAGAGGGTGGACAAAAAAAATCTTATTCTTCGAAACAAGAATTAGGAACCGATGCTTTAGAGATTTTAAAGAAACAAGGATACGTACAATAGTTGATTGTGATTTGAATTAATCGTTGTCCTGATTCGTAACAGATACATTCGGCAAAGTTTCCCCATTAAACCCACTCCCTCCACCACTAAGGGACCCAAATAAAATTGAATACACTAAATTTCCGTCGGTCAGAAAATCATCGACTCCTGATAGAACAACATTTTGGTATGTATTCCAATCACTGGATGTAAACACTAAACTAGAAACAGAACTTGTCCCTTCCGCAACATTCGAACTAGAGACGGGTATGGTAACATTAGAGATAGGTCTTGCACGCAAACGCACTTGGAATCTAGATTGGCCACCAAATTCTGTAGTGATTAAGTTAGGTGAAGTGACAAGTCCCCCTGAACTATTGGCTGAAGTTCCGCAGGCATTCATAGGATTTGGATCTATACAAGGAACAATATCGTAGATATAGTTGATATGAGTGGCGGAGATGGAAAGAGGGGTGAGGGCAGTATAAATAGCAGAAGGTGTAAAGCCGGTGCCTGTTTCTCCTGAGGTCACTGCAGAGGCAATGGTATAACTTACGTCACCAGTAGCGGCCGTATCAAGTCCCGTCACAGTGACCAGTTGGCCTGAACCAAAATTACTTGGTGTGAAGGTGAGAGTTCCCGTAGGGAAACTTACGAGTCCGCCAGGAGTTGTGTTAAAGTTCACTGTGATGTTCGTTGTGGGTTGTGAGTCCAAATGGATGTAAAATTCAGAGGATGCACCTGATTGTGAAGTGATCACTGTGGCAGGTGTAAATCCAGAGGTTGTGATTCCAGCACTGTCATTATCATTCAAAGTGAGCATAGGGTAATTCGATGATGGGTAAGGATTTACACCATTATAAAAGCCATCGGTAGAAGAAAGGACACCCACAACAATCGGACATGATACATTTCCATCATCGACTGCATCATCATTTGGCGTCACCAAGACTGTGTTGTGTGGCCCGATAGTATTCCAATTGGCGCTGGTGATAGTGAGGGAACTTGTTGAAATAGAAAATTGAGGGACACTTGGTGCGACAATCAACTGGCAAGGAAAAGTTGTCGTTACCGAAACGGGAACTGTGACATCATCTGTTGGCGCTTGGCTGAGAAGTACATAAATGGGAAAGGTCGCAGAATTTTCAGCCCGAGTCATATTCGTGGGAGTGACAACAGTTACTGGGTTTTCTGATGTGCTGTAGTTGACAAGTGTAACCGTGTCCCCAGTGCTTCCTACAAAACTAACATACCATGACGGCATTGAACCAGTCTCTGTTCCATTTACTGTTACCGAATAACTTATATTTCCATCACTCAAAACATCGGAGACTCCTTGAATTTCCACAGGAACCGAGGTGCTCCAGTTGGTTTCATCAAAGATATATTGTTTGGAGCTAACGGGCGTTCCTCCATCATTGATCATTCCTTCTGTTGCATCGGAGGTGGCGATAGTTACAGTGACTTGGTTTCCCGGAATGGGGCGACTTCCTAACCTCAGGCTATACATCGCCGATTGGCCCGACTCTGTTGTGAAGTAAGGTTGTCCAGAGTCCAAAGTGAATAAAATATTTGGGGACGGGTTGTCATCGTCTGTAATGTTAATCGTGATATCAGAAGGATTCATCCCTTCATAGTCTGTTCCCGACCCTGATATTGCACCTAACGTAAGCGTATGAGTCCTTGTGTTTATTTCATTGATGGAATCATTTGCAACAATGACAGTTACTGTTTGGGTTGTTGAAAAGTTTGTATGTGTGAAAGTCAAACTAGCAGGAGAAAACGTGTATTGTACTGTGTCTGGTAAGTTAAAAGTTTCGCCCGAGATGGGGATGGTAACGGAACCTGAGGCACAAGCAGCTAAATTACCGGGAGTGTCGCAGGGTGCTGAATTCAAACGAACTGTAAAGGTTCCATCACTTCCGCCTTCCGTAAGATTTAGTGTGTTGGATGAAATTGTAAAACCAGCTGTATCATTATCGGTGATGGTGATCACCAAATCACCGCTAGCTTCTGTATAACCTGGAAGAGTTCCTGTGGGAAAAAGTCCGGTGAAGTAAGAGCCACTCGCTTGTGGGATATGAATGGTGACTGGAATATTTCCATCATCAAAGGAGTCTGAAACAGAACGAACTGTGACCACTTGGACTACATCCCAACCACTATCACTGGTGTTCCCGGAATAATTAGCAGGTTGTCCGTTTGTGGGGGTAAAGGTAAGAGTTCTGGATGCAGCAACACCAGAAGAACTATTGAGTAAAACCGCTTCAGTTCCATCAGAAGAAGTGATTGGCCCAATCGTCACATTGGCATTCGGCTTTAAAGAAAGTCTGATTTCGAATGTGATGGTAGAAGTTCCATTTTCTAACATTGAAGATGCGGATAAGTTTTGGATACGAACCAAAGGTTCATTGCTATCCGTATTAATGGCAGTCACAGCAGGGATTGCGGTCGAATTGTACTTTGTATCGGCCGATGTTGAATTTCCAAAAGAGATATTTACATTTTGATCTCCATCATCAACTCCATCTAACACAGAAGTGATGGTGACGGTTTGCGGGGTGTTCCAATTCCCTGCAGTAAAACTCAAAGAAGCCGGAGACACAGTTATTTCGGAAGTATTACTGGATGTGATGCTTGGAATACTCACTGTGTTTGTTGGTTGAGAATTCAATACTACTGTAAAGGTTTCTGTCGAAGGAGTTCCATTTTCATGGACCACGAGACCCCCTACAGGAGTGACAGTAAATCCTGCTGTGTCATCATCTGTTACTAAAATAGTCACAGATGATGGAGGCGATACTGAATTATAAACAGGATCGGCAGACCCACCCGTATCAACTGATCCAAACTGCAATGTGACAGTCCTTGTGTCCTCATCAATGGCATTGTTATTAGTGGTAATGTTGACATACTGGTCTACATTCCAATTTGCATTTGTAAAAACTAAGTTGGTAGTACTGCTATTAGTGATGGCATTGTTTTCAGATATTCCTGTGAGTGTTACGGTAAACCCTGGAGGAGGTTGGGACAAAAGATGGATGGCAAAAGAAAGGTTACCTCCATTTTCAGAAATGGTCAAACTACCAGGGGATGTCAGAACAAATCCAGGAATATCATCATCGGTATTGGTTACAGAAGGAAAAACTGGACCCGCCAAACCATTGTAATCTGTGTCGGCAGAAGTGGCTGCCCCAGCAACTATCGATACAGTTTTTGGACCATCTACGATAAATTCGTTTACCCCAGTGACAGTGACTATTTTCGGTGTAAACCATTCACTCGGTGCAAAGGTTAGTGAAGATGGAGAAGCTGTACCTTCCGAACTAGGGGTGGCAACAATAGAAGGAATTGTAACAGAATTTGTCGGTAATGTATTCATCACAATCCCAAAACTCACAGCGCCCCCAGCTTCTGTCGTTGTCAGTCCTGACAAATTGATAACAGTAAACCCAGCTACATCATCATCGACATTGGTTCCTGTAATGATAGGGATTGGCTTACCCATATAAGCTGGGTCATTCGAAACTGTGGGATCGGCAGAGATTTGAAACGTACTATCATCTACACTAAAATCATCCACACCCGTAACGGTCACAGTTTGTGGCACATTCCAATTGTTAGGTGTAAATACAAGTTCTACTGCAGCGACAGTTGCTTCTGTTGTATCATTAGAAACAAAATTTCTGATGGTTACATCTTGCATTGGTCTTGTTTGTAATACATAAGCAATAGTACCGGTTTCTCCTGTTTCCGAAGTGATGAGTCCAAAAGCTGGGCTTGCTGCCACACCGGAAGATTCATCGTCAGTATTAACAACGAGTAAAACAGGAAGTCCTTGTGCAGAAAATCTGATATCGGAAGTTAATGTGGTCCCTAATTGGACTCTATAGTTTTGATTTCCATCAGCAATTAAATCATCTATACCCGCCAAACGAATGCTCTGTGGTATATCCCAATTGTCTTCTGTAAAATCTAGAAAAGTTTGCGACAAAAGTACACCCTCAGTGGGATCAGAGACAGTGATTGGGCCAATTCTTACTGAACTGTTTGGCTCTATGTTCAAACGAACTGTGAATTCTGCTTGTCTTCCATTTTCACTCGTGAATAAAAAATTTGGAGCTTCGTAAATGACAGAACCTTGCCCGGTTGTGGAAACAAAGAAAGAACCGAATAACATCTGCAAATTCAGCGGTGTGATGGACTGGCAAGAAATGGTAAAGGTGGAGGAGAGGAGGATCATGATGGAAATACAAACTCTGAACATGATTTCCTTTTGTCCTCGTATCGCACCCATTTAGGGTTCTCCCTCTATATATTACGAGAAAAATAGCTTAAATTAGAAAAAAAATTCCAGGAATTGCAATAAAATCAAATGAGCCAAAATCAAAACCAATTATCCCAAGGGCCACTTGCTGGTGTCAAAGTTGTGGACCTTTCTTTACTCCTTCCAGGCCCCTTGTGTTCGCAACATTTAGCAGATATGGGTGCAGAAGTAATCAAAATTGAAAATCCCAGAGCCTATGATGGATCTCGTGCGATGTTTAAAGGCAAAACTGGTTATCCTGCTTTATACATGATGTTGAATCGAAATAAAAAAGCGATTACATTGAATCTTAAACGAGACCAAGCCAAAGAAATTCTTTTTAAACTTTTAGAAGATGCAGACATTTTACTCGAAGGATTTCGTCCCGATGGAATGGATAAGATGGGAATCGGTTATGATGTCTTAAAAGAAAAATTTCCTCGTTTGATTTACTGTGGAATTTCTGGCTACGGAATCTCGGGAAAATACGTAGACTTTGCCGGACATGATTTGAATTACTTAGCGGTCTCTGGAGTCCTTGACCAAACAGGAAATCCCCCAAGGCCTGCTGGTTTTCAATTGGCAGATGTGGGAGGAGGAACTCTGACGGCTCTATCTGCAATCCTTGCTGCTCTTTATTTTAGAGAAAAAACTGGCAAAGGACAACGGATTGACATTTCGATGACAGATGCTTCCCTCCAATTTCTTTCGTTATACGGTGGAATTTTATCTTCATCAGAAAAATCGCCAGAAGCAGGGAACGATATTCTTTCTGGTAAATTGCCAAACTATAATGTTTATGAAACAAAAGAAGGAAGATATGTAGCCCTTGGTGCCTTAGAAGATATGTTTTTCCAAACTTTTTTACGGGCCGCAGGAATGGAAAACTTAACGAAAGATCATCCTATGAATGAAGAAAACATTCCTCTCATTAAACAAAAGTTAACTGATTATTTTAAATCCAAAACTTATTCCGATTTACAACCAATCTTTGACAATACAGACGCTTGTCTTTCTCCTATTCTCAATATGAAGGAAGTTTCAGAAGATTCACATTTGAAAGAACGAGGTATGGTGATCGAAAGAAACCATCCAAAATATGGACCAATTCTACAATTTGGGTCACCGTTTCATTTTTCAGAGACACCTTTTGTTTATAGAAACGACCCACCAGAACATGGGGAACATACGGACGAGATTTTGGGTGGATTGGGGTTTTCCAAAGATAAAATTGCGGAGTTTAAAAAAGACCGAGTGATCTAACAGCTCCCTTGCTTTTTTTTAGTAATTTCTTTATTTTGTCCCAGGGGGGAGGTACACTCTTCCCTAAACCTACTCTATGAAGTTATTACAAGTATCCGACCTTCACCTTTCCCAAATTTCCCCCGAGGAAAAGATTTATTCCCTTTCCGTATTACGAGAAATTTTACAAACGGCAGAGTCGACGAATTGCGATCGTATTCTTTTTTGTGGGGATCTTTTTAATACATTTCCCGATTTAGAAGGATTACGTTCAGATTTTCTAAAAGAAGTATCCTCTTATTCAGGAATCATTTATTTTCTGCCAGGGAATCATGAAATTTTAGAAAAAAGAAATAGCAACCATTATGCGAGCTATGATTGGTCTTCTAAAGTAAAGGTTTTAGATAAAACTCCTTATTTTTTATTTGAAGACAATGGGATTGAATTTTTAGCAATCCCACACCAGGAAAATTATTCGGAATTGTTACTTGCACCTCCACCAACAAAACAAACAAAACTTCGGATTGGACTCGCTCACGGAACTGTTTCAGGAATGAGTTTTACTGGTCTTAGTGAGGAAGAAGAAGAGGGCGGCTCTTATTTGGATCCCAATTTAATTCAAAATTTAGATTTGGATTATCTTGCCATTGGGCATCTCCATAAAGCTCGAATGGGGACTGTTGGAAAGTGTAATGTTGGTTATGCTGGATCTTCTCGTGTATGGAGAAAAGGAGAATCTGGAAAAAGAGGAGGTATCTTTTTGTTTGTCGAAGGTAGTACGATTCGTACGGAATCTGTAAATTGGAAATCTGCAGGTGAATATAAAGAAATTATCGTTTCTTTGGATACGGAGGGAAAACCAGAGGAGAGTATCGAAACATATTTAGCGGAAACAAATCCAAACGATTGGATTGTGTTTCGATTTGCAGGGTACGTTGATTCGATGTCAGAAAAACAAAAATTCCAAGAAACAGTTCTTCGCGATTGGAAATCCAAATTTCGAATTTTGGAGTTTGATCCCGATGAATCACAAATCACCGTCATCCAACACCTTTCTGAAAATGAATTCGTAAAACAGTTTTTAGATAAGATGAACGAAAGAAAAGGACAAATGGATCCTAGTCTTTGGAGACACACTCGGGTCACAGGCATTCGATTGATTTTGGAAGGAAAGAAAAATCGATGATATTAAAAATAGAAAACTTCGGTATCTTTTCCAAAAATGAATTTCCCATTGAAAAAGTGACTGTGTTCACGGGTCCCAACGAATCAGGTAAAACAACTATCTTGGATGCCTTTGTCTCGGCTCTCGTGAAAGTTGTGGGAAGCACAAAGTATGGTGCCCTTCTTAATGCAAGATACAAACCTGAAAGAAATTCTGATTTGGGGATACCCAAACTTTCTCTTTCCCAAAATTTATATTTGAACTCACTAGTCATTAGGGAAGGAAATATGGATGTAGGTTCTGAAAAAGAACTGATTAGCACCATTGAACAAACCATATTTGATAGTGGATATAATCCTGCTAAACTCATAGAGCAGGTAGAACAACTTGCAACAAAAACGGGAACAAGAAAGTCCGCTAAAGAATGGAATCAAACTTTATTAGAACTTACGACTGCCAAACAAAGGTTTAATGAGTCAGAGTTGAATTTAAATAAAATCTCTTCTCAATTTGCTGATTTACCAACCTGGGAGATCGAACGTCAAAAACGAAAAGAAGAGTTATCCTCTTCTTTAGAAGAACAAATTAAACTACAAAAACGTTTAGAAGAATATAAGGAAACTGAACAATTCGCGGAAGCGGACCGAGTGTATGGCCAATTGTTACAATGGGAAACATTACGAACCCAATCGAAGTCAGATGAACGAATCCTAAAATCAAATGGGGATCAAAAATCAAAAGAAATTGATGGGGAAATCCAATCGATCGAACAAAAATTATCTCTTTCAAAAGAACGATTTCTACAATTGGAAAAAAAATTAGAATCTTCTCTGAGTCAAAAAACATTAACAGAACAAAAATCCAAAAAATTGGAATCCTATTTTGATTTTTTTGAAACTTGGAAGCATACCATTCGTAAATTTCAAGAAGAATCCCCAGTGGTCCAAAGAATCACTTGGAATCCATTATATAGAAGTTTGGCGGGCGGGTTTGGTGTTTTTGGGATTTTTTCTTTGATCCTTTCCTTATTCACAGATTTTGGTGTTTGGATTTATATTCTCCCAATTTTCTTTTTAGGTGCGACTTTATTTTTTGTTTTTCGTGCTAAAGAAATCAAACTTGAACGGGATGAACCCAAGTGGAACGAAATGGTTCGTCGGATCGCTACCGAAATGGAAACCAAAACTTTAGGTGAATGGAAACCTGATTCACTGACTATGGAATCTATTACCTTAATGTTCCAACGATTTGATCGGGAATACACAAAACATAAACTGGAAGGAGATAACTTTCAAACGGCCATCACTAGTTTGGAAGAAGAAATCAATCAGTTTCGCATTGAAGAAAAAAAAGGGAAGGAACTTCTTTTTGAAAAAGAAAAAGAATTAACGGCAATTTTGCGAGAATCTGGAGTGAATTCAATTTCTGAACAAACTGAATTATTTGTTCAAATTCGATTGAAACAAGAAAAGTTGCGAACATTAGAAGAATCCTTAAAACTTGAGTCCAAAAAATGGGGAATTAATGAATTAGAAGATTTAAAACTCCAATTAAAAGAAAAACGAATGGATTTAGAAAAAAAAGGAATCTCAAAGACCTATTCCTCGGAAGATCGGACCGCCAAACAAAAATTAGAAAACGAAATCCAAACAATTTCCAATAAAATTCGAGATCTTGAAAGAATCCTTGTTGAGTTAGAGAAAAAATTGGATACGGGTAAAGCTGTTTTGGAGTCCAGAATCGTGCCTGCCCAAAAAGAATGGGAACAAAACAAACGCGATTTAGAAACAAAAGAAAAAAAGACAAATGAATTGGAAAAGAACTTTCAGGCTCTGGAAGTGTTAACAGAAATTTTTACTGAGATGCAATCTGAAAGTACAGATAAAATGTCATCTCTTGTTAAATCATTACAAAACAGAATGGATGCACTAAAAGGTTCTCTTCCAACAAAACAAATCCAATGGAATGGATTTTCTGATGAAATTCAGATCACCTCCGACTCCTCTAAAACTAGCCAAGTCTTTACAAATTTATCCACAGGAACGAAAGAACAAATTTCTTATGTTCTGCGTTTGGAATATGCTTTTCGCATTGGGAAACAATTCAATTTACCTTATCTTCTGTTGGATGAGCCATTTCGACATATGGATATTAGTCGAAGAGATGTTGCACTTGCCTACACATTGCAATGTATTGCCAATGCAGAAGAAGAATGGAAAGTCGTATTTTTTAGTTTTGATGAGGATTTGGTTTCAAAGATTAACGTTTTGGCAAAGGAATATAATCTCCCTTGCCAAATCCATGAATTAACTAAACGAGTTTCTTAGCTTCAGAAAATACTGTATCGTAATTTGGTTCGCTACCGATCTCGGGTACAAGTTCCGTATAACGGATGATATCGTCTTTATCCACCACAAATACGGCTCGTGCTGATAATCCCGCAA
This genomic stretch from Leptospira meyeri harbors:
- a CDS encoding DMT family transporter; this translates as MQFQVILFFCIAVFFNALANILIKSSSLQDQTKTLSGGLWETIFTVFNPYFIGGLASFGLALLGYRYVLGKGLKLSLAYPVFTSSGFIIVLIASSLFFKERLNLTQWLGIAFILIGVWLTALQMFDVKS
- a CDS encoding type II toxin-antitoxin system PemK/MazF family toxin, coding for MQKNTNLSKDSIVYVFQIVTLDRERCIHKASEIKNKNMKKVEDGIKLVFSLDHR
- a CDS encoding sulfatase, which codes for MKPKSNSNKRIFLLFFFPFLFIFLCKKSDPGLGSGSDSIALKPRPNVLWIVIDSLRGDIIGRYGVTPNLDLFKENAITFQYHLVNAAWTRPSTLVFFTGKYASANPVNFWDYPTTRSEVEAFYRTEKYPLPKLLKENSFGTYMVGNNPFLTDKFGLGVDVGFDLLYDFSNYNEDTKKITKKTFEVLKEISSDKKPFFLFLNYNDPHKPYTPPPGFTARIQTKEVLDEKKTNYLGEVAFVDEELGKVFDELKDKNLWDNTMILITADHGEVMHSAHAISPFTGTNTYYGHGQDLFLENIHVPLLVKLPNETKKQSISAMTRSIDLYPTILDYIGLTVPKSVQGKSLRSLIENKETTKRTYYGETRFTQGYGEGSEFLLQRSYRFHELGKFWQGSVGSEFYLYLDSKKDPNQENPLRIANIATIKGMKLQPDLEKKIIRFWKQIRSMEPKLPLYHLSIHPESKDTEIQIRIPSGTIRMASYPEDVLLEEKGKLVQIQTKRMDPFEISFEVYPDVSSPEITVWFSKQQIPKSDIFTGYFGVSLASCRSNCDLLYETGPKRPVITPKAKVYFWKEGGQKKSYSSKQELGTDALEILKKQGYVQ
- a CDS encoding alpha/beta fold hydrolase, whose product is MHGIETKSDLNREGSNRKMKQKSFRFRNWECAYLDSETPGPVLVFCHANGYSAGCYQYYFNLLSKHYRVIAPDFLGHGRSEFSLKFNNWNVFRDQILALLNFESINKTSIIGHSLGGASSLLAAAKEPSRFEKVLVMDPVILGWKLILLSKFLENPLAKGAKKRRTHFKSIELVRRSFRKFPAFANFEPSIFEDYLNSCFVNTGHEAEVKLCCDPRVEARIFGHAHFHVFKNFYGIKTENHIAIPEKFEVCSPKYANLLAKVNPKSDVTIFPGFTHFFPFERPKETWNWMKRCLEIKEN